A window of the Candidatus Eisenbacteria bacterium genome harbors these coding sequences:
- a CDS encoding rhomboid family intramembrane serine protease, whose amino-acid sequence MIPLRDNIPSRTRPGAGIVLIAVTMMVFLYELNLSPRDLESFFMTYGLVPGRLTGLLHPSYYPFEGSRYLGLFSSMFLHAGWFHFLGNMWFLWIFGDNVEDHLGHRRFVIFYLICGVAAGLAQIIADPGSHLPMVGASGAIAGVMGAYFVLFPRAKILTLIPIFIIFTWLEIPAVIFLGIWFLMQFVNGAVMSAANVQGGVAFWAHAGGFIAGMLFLGLLGGWRKPDPPVAKWSRQFSGGMRGL is encoded by the coding sequence ATGATACCCTTGCGCGACAATATTCCAAGCCGGACGCGTCCGGGCGCCGGGATTGTCCTGATTGCGGTGACGATGATGGTCTTTCTCTATGAATTGAACCTTTCCCCCCGCGACCTGGAATCTTTTTTTATGACCTATGGGCTTGTGCCCGGCCGGCTGACCGGTCTTCTCCATCCCTCATATTATCCATTCGAGGGTTCCCGATACTTGGGTCTTTTCAGCTCGATGTTCCTTCATGCCGGTTGGTTTCACTTTTTGGGAAATATGTGGTTTTTATGGATCTTCGGAGACAATGTCGAGGATCATCTCGGCCATCGCCGTTTTGTCATCTTCTATCTGATCTGCGGAGTCGCCGCCGGTTTGGCGCAGATCATCGCGGACCCCGGATCCCATCTGCCGATGGTCGGCGCCAGCGGCGCCATTGCAGGGGTGATGGGGGCTTATTTTGTCCTCTTTCCGCGCGCCAAGATACTGACCCTGATACCGATTTTTATTATCTTTACCTGGCTGGAAATCCCGGCCGTCATCTTTCTCGGCATATGGTTTCTCATGCAATTCGTCAATGGAGCGGTGATGTCCGCCGCCAATGTCCAGGGGGGCGTCGCATTTTGGGCGCATGCCGGCGGGTTTATCGCGGGGATGCTTTTTCTCGGCCTCCTGGGCGGCTGGCGCAAGCCTGATCCGCCGGTGGCGAAGTGGAGCCGGCAATTCTCCGGCGGCATGCGCGGGTTATGA